The Defluviitalea raffinosedens genome contains the following window.
GGAGACGGGCTTTCCCACGTAGCCTTTGGAGCTATGGCCATTGCGACATCTTTAAAAGTCACAAACAATATGCCGTTAATTTTAACGATTACTGTTGTTTGTGCCATACTGCTTTTACGAACGGGACAAAATACCAAAATTAAAGGTGATGCCACATTGGCCATGTTTTCAGTCGGTGCCCTTGCCATAGGGTATTTACTCATGAATGTATTTTCTACCTCCACTAACTTAAGCGGGGATGTGTGCACCGTTCTGTTTGGTTCCACTTCGATTCTTACATTGACGAAGATAGAAGTATGGTTAAGTGCAGTGTTGTCGGTGTTTGTAGTATCCATATTCATCTTGTTTTACAATAAGATTTTTGCAGTTACTTTTGATGAAAGCTTTGCACAGGCCACAGGAACAAAAGCAGGGATATACAACTTGCTCATTGCTGTGATTGTTGCTGTTATTGTTGTTCTTGCCATGAATCTGGTTGGATCTTTGCTGGTTTCTGCCCTGGTTATTTTTCCTCCATTATCAGCTATGAGAATTTTTAAGAGTTTTAAAAGTGTTACTATTTGTTCAGCGATAGTGTCTGTATTTTGCGCATTAACTGGGATGCTTATTTCCATTCTTGGAGGAACTCCTGTAGGGTCAACCATTGTAGCTGTTAATATCGTGGCATATGTATTGGCCTCTGTAATTGGAAATATATTAAGGAGGCGATGTGCTTTATGAAGTGTGTAAAAATCATGATTGCGTTATTCCTGCTTTTAATACTGGCCGGATGTAGTAATGATGAGGCTGTGGTTAACCGGGTTATTAACCAGAACAATGTGGATCAGGTCATTGATCAATTAATTGAACAGACAGAAACAGAAAACAACTCTACGAACTTAGAAATAGAACCTTCTAACCAATCAAAGGGTGATATGGAAAAATGGAATGCCAGCGCTGAAAAAAGCGAAAATGAAGTCAGTGATGTGGACTATGACCTTACGAAAATGAGCAGTGATATGGTGTATGCCATGGTATACCAGATGGTATTTGAGTCTGATGAGTACGTTGGAAAAACCTTTCGCTTAGAGGGAAAATATTATACGATTTATTATGATCTTACAAAAAAATATTATCATTACTGTCTTATAGAAGATGCATTGGCTTGCTGTTCCCAAGGGATAGAGTTTGTGTGGGGAGATGGTAGCCATGTTTATCCGGACGAATATCCGCAAGAAGGTACGAAAATTGTGGTGCAAGGTACTTTTGAAACATATAAAGAAGATGGAGATGACTACTTATACTGCAGACTAAAAGATGCTACTATGGAAATTGTCAATGAGTGATTTTAAACATTAATTAAAGAAAGGAATATGTGTAATTATGAAAAGCATAAAACCTGGAAGAGGCCCATCACAGATGGGAATGGTGGGATCAATTGGTGTAGCCTTGTTTGGAGTGTTTTGGTGTATTCTTGTTGGGTTAATTGGTGCATGGTTTATGATTCCCTTTGGACTCGTATTTATCGGAATGATGATTTACACTGCGATTTACAATTATCATAACGTAACTTCAAAAAATCGTTATTCTATTGTGGATATAGTAGATGAAAATGAAGAATCTGATCCCTTCAATGAGAAATATGGAGAAAAAGCCCCAACCAGTCAGAGAATTCTCGAAAAAAATGGACCAAAGGCTTCTTTTTGTCCGTATTGTGGAAAACCTGTGGATGTAACATTTGATTTTTGTCCAAAGTGTGGAAAAAAACTTCCTGATTGATTTTATTTTCAAAACATTAAAAACGTGTTTTGATACTGTTTTTAGGCAATCATATGAAAATTGATTAGAAGTGTCCCAAAAAATTTTACATTATAGTATTATTTACTAATCAGATAGATTAATCCAATATGGGAAAAAGGGCGTTTTAATGACAAACCTTCAAGTTTCCAAACTGCAGTTTTTTTGCATTTTAGCATTAATAACAAAAATGCTCTACGAAGCATATGTAAGTATTTTACAATTGTGCACATTATATTATAAATATACTTAATTATTAGATATTTATAATATTTACACTATTCAACGAATATTGCTATAATAGTTTATCGTATTAAGCTTACGACTATTACTTATTTAAGGAGAGGAGTATAAAATGAAATACGGTTATTTCGATGATAAAAACATGGAGTATGTAATTACTACTCCTACAACGCCCCTTCCATGGATTAATTATCTTGGGAGCGATGAATTTTTTAGTTTAATATCCAATACCTGTGGTGGTTACTCATTTTATAAGGATGCTAAACTTCTGAGATTGACCCGTTACCGCTATAATAATGTGCCAACCGATACAGGCGGTAAATATTATTATATTAAGGATGGTGATACAGTCTGGAATCCCGGTTGGCAGCCTACCAAAACTCCTCTTGATTCCTATGAATGCCGTCATGGACTTGGATACAGCCGATTCCATTCATCTAAAAATGAAATAGAGGCTTCCCTTCTTTGCTTTGTTCCTCAAAAAGATTCGTGTGAAATCAATAAACTAACTTTAACCAATAAGAGCAACCAAGCGAAAGAATTAACCTTGTTCTCTTTTGTGGAATGGTGTCTGTGGAATGCTGATGATGATATGAAGAATTTTCAGCGTAATTTAAGCACAGGAGAAGTTGAGATAGAAGGCTCCGTGATCTACCATAAGACGGAATACAGAGAACGTCGCAATCACTACGCAATTTTCTCTGTAAATTCTCCTATAGATGGTTTTGACACCAGCAGGGATGATTTCCTTGGTCCTTACAGAGGATTTGATTCCCCGGTAGCTGTTGAATCAGGAAAATGTACAGGCAGCATTGCCAGTGGCTGGTCGCCCATAGCATCCCATGAGATTAATATCACCCTGGCTCCCGGAGAAAGCCGTGAATTTATATTCCTTTTGGGGTATATTGAAAATCCAAAAGAAGAAAAATTCACTGAACCAGGAATTATTAATAAAGCAAGAGCATACGACTTAATTCAGCGTTACCAGACTTCTGAGCAAGTTGATAAAGCTCTGGCTGATCTTCAAGAGTATTGGCAAAAGCTTCTTTCTCGTTATCAAGTTCATTCTGCCAATGAC
Protein-coding sequences here:
- a CDS encoding metal ABC transporter permease; amino-acid sequence: MSTIFDKLSLYMQYPFVRYAVIVGILIALCSSLFGVILVLKRFSFIGDGLSHVAFGAMAIATSLKVTNNMPLILTITVVCAILLLRTGQNTKIKGDATLAMFSVGALAIGYLLMNVFSTSTNLSGDVCTVLFGSTSILTLTKIEVWLSAVLSVFVVSIFILFYNKIFAVTFDESFAQATGTKAGIYNLLIAVIVAVIVVLAMNLVGSLLVSALVIFPPLSAMRIFKSFKSVTICSAIVSVFCALTGMLISILGGTPVGSTIVAVNIVAYVLASVIGNILRRRCAL
- a CDS encoding zinc ribbon domain-containing protein; its protein translation is MKSIKPGRGPSQMGMVGSIGVALFGVFWCILVGLIGAWFMIPFGLVFIGMMIYTAIYNYHNVTSKNRYSIVDIVDENEESDPFNEKYGEKAPTSQRILEKNGPKASFCPYCGKPVDVTFDFCPKCGKKLPD